GGAATGGGGTCTTGGCCTGTGGCGGGGATTCCTGGGACAAGTAGTAGCAGCCACTTGAACACATCAAGTATCTGTTTGTACGTCTTCAACTTCTGCTCTGTAGAAGAGGAAACAAAGCTTCCCTGTCCCAAACCTCACCCTGAAACACTTGCCCAGGCTGGACAAGGTATGTGTGAAGGGCTCGAGTACCGATGCGTGTTCACAGAGGGAATGCCTGCTGCAGAGGCTGCATTGGCGGTGCAGCATCCTCTTCATACGAGCCGCACAAACAGGGTCCCTGTCATACAGGGCACCAGCCAAGCCTCGTTGGCCTGGAGAAGGAGCAAACCTGTGATGCTGCCGTGGGACACCCGTCTGAGCGAGGTACCAAAGCCGGGCTCGCCCGTGTACAAACAGTCAGGGAGATCCTTCAGCTCCGTGATGCCCGCCTGCCACACACATACCGCAGTGCAGACTTGGTATGTTAACAAAACATCAGAGGTGTGTGTTTCATGGAGTTCCTGATGCGTGGCCGTCCCCACAGGTGGCAGCTGCAGCGTGGCTGTGTCTGGCCGTGCTGGCTGCTGCCCTGGTGCTGGTCGTGGCACTGCCCGGTACCCCGGTGCAGCAGCACTGCCAGTACCCCGGTGCAGCAGCGGTGGCTTCGGCTCTTGTGGCTGCAACAGCCAAAACTCAACCAGGGGACTGGGATCCAGATacggtccttctgctgctggatGTACAACTGCAGCGCCCACAGATCAGTTCCTGCTCCTCTTCATCTTAAACAAGCGCTGTGACTTTCCTTGGGAGTTTGCTGCACTCACAGGTATGGATTTTTGCACTTTTATTGAAAATAGCAGTCCCCGACACAGGCCTGCACACAGATGGTCTCCCAAATACAGCCTCTGGGGTCAGCTGCAGCGCATCCTCCCGTGGAAGCTGTTCTAATGAGCTGGAAAACCTCGTCAGTGGTGGCTGGAGCCTTGCAGGAAGATGGAATTTTACCTTTTGGAGTGTGCTTGGTGTCCTCCTGTGCGGGCTGTCCAGGGTCCAAAGTGCTTGTAATTCACCCCTGCTTCCTTTAACCACCGATGGGAGGGAGCGGGAACAGTGATGACACACCTCAGTGTGCACAtgcgtgcgtgtgcgtgtgtgcacatgtgtgtgtgtgcacatgtgtgtgtgtgcatgtgtgggtgtgcacgtgtgtgtgtgcacatgtgtgtgcatgcacgtgtgtgtgtgcacatgtgtgtgcacctGCGCTTCTCCTTGGGGAGCACGCAGCAATGGGCCCTGTGGGTGACAAGGGCCGTGAGTTTCCCTGTCACCCCGTTGCACAGGAGGTGATGCTGTCACGCGGGGAGGGGGCTGCAGTGACCACTGAACGTTTGCCGGGGTCCCTCGCTCCTCTGGCCCATAGATGCCCGCCCTGTTCCCTTGCGGCTGGTGTTTTGGGGCCTTCTGTTTTGTGACATTGCCCAGCTTTTTGGTTTTAGGCATTTCTGCCCCAGCCAGTGGCTGCCACGGCTCCCACCCTGCCCGGCTGCGGGGTCACCCTGCGGGGACACCACTGCGGAAacaagggacaagggacaccTGGGCGTCAGTGCTCCGGGGGAACAGCGACGctgctttttaattaaatgtgttCTTGTGCTCGTGTATTTGGATACCAAAATACAGCATTTCCCCGCATGTATAAAATTGtgtttgcatttatttaatttaGAGATCTTTTTTAAAAGCATGTAGTCTTGAATGTTTGTTCTCCGTTTTTTTTCACATCGTTACTCTGATACTGCTTGATTAGCTCCCTCCCCAGTCATGATTGGTAATTAAAATAGGCATTAAAATTAGTCACTTAGCAATTTTGCTGTTCAATTGGCAATTAAATTACTTAATTGCAATTAAAGTCCTAATTTTAATTGGCAAAATGATAGATGTAGATTTAAGATAATATGTATAAATACTTTAATAAGTGTCTATATAAGGATTACTTAATTACTCAACTTCAAGTTTATGCTGTTAACTTTAGAACTTTTAAGTGAGTAATGAAATTTATATTACATCTATTCTAAGGATATGGTAATTAGATGTATTACTTATCCCTATAAGGGCCTTTGCAGTAAGTTTCTTCTGTGATGTTGAAGCTATAGCCTGTGTGGACATTGTGGTACGAGTGATGCTGAGGGCTGTGTGACAGTGACAGCCCCGGGAGCCCAGGGGACACGTGGGGCGGCCTTGGGCTGAGCACCACGAGGACACGAGACACCCAAACGCTGGTTTAAATAGTCCTTGCAGATCAGAGGCGTCTTAGGCGTTGTATGATTTCTCTACTGACCTTTAGCACCTCTTCTCCCGTTGGATAAATCTCAGTGACTCTGTAGGAGCAGGAGAACAGAAGCGCAAAGTGGCACTGATCTTTCTGGGTGCGAGCGAGCCAGACGGTGGGAGGTGGTTTGCCTTGGCTGTTTGGGTTTTTACAGCGTCAGCTTGAAGGGAGAAGGATTTTCAAAGTGAGAATGATGACTGACTTACAGCAAGAGAAACGCATTGGGAAGGAGTGATCACAGTTTTGCATAAACGATTCATATATAAGTGCTTCGTAGGGGTTTTATGTAAGGCAAGGGTTTTGCACTggaagtgttgggttttttaggTTTGGGTTACACCGTGTTGGGTGCCTTGGCTTTTATTGAGTTGCTCTGCACAGTCTGATGCGCAGTAGCTGTTCCAGCCTGGGGAACTATTGTGAAAGATCAGCCGTGAGCAGCAGCACCGTCCCCGTGTGCGGAGCACCTGCCACCTCGGCTTGGAGTGGGGAAGGACTCACGGTTCTTTGATTTCTGCCCTGTTCTCCCTTTATTTTTGTCCAGGCTGAACTGCAAAATCTGGGGTCGGTGTCCAGAGCTGCTTTGGGGAGCACGGAGAGGCCTCATCGGACCAGCGACCCCTCCAAAGCCATCGCGGCTGATGCTGGATGCACCCACAAAATTAAGATTAATAATACTTTTATAACAAGTgcagtgtgtacatatatatatgtgtatatacatatatatatatggcctCATCGGACCAGCGACCCCTCCAAATCCATCGCAACTGGTGCTGGATGCACCTGCAAAATTAAGATTCCTAATTGTTTTTTAACAAGTGCAgtgtgcagatatatatatatatatatgtgtgtgtgtgtatatatatatatatatatttatgtgtgtgtatatatatatatatatatatggcctCATTGGACCAGCGACCCCTCCAAATCCATCGCAActggtgctggatgcacccacaAAATTAAGATTAATAATAGTTTTATAACAAGTgcagtgtgtacatatatatatgtgtgtatatatatatatatatatgtacagttCTGCTTTGCATCCTCGCCCCTACACTTTCCCCAGCCCACACTGCCCCAGTGATGCAAATCAGAGGgaataaataaaagaagaaaataaaatcggCTGAAATGTTCCGTGGGGAATGGAaaccggggaggggggggcggtgGGGACCTCCCGGAGCCCTCGGGGGCGCGGGTCCGCGCCCCCGAGGGCCCCGGGAGGTCCCCACCGCCCCGGGAGCTCCCGCTATTTTTGGCGCGCCGGGTGGTTGCGTCAATGATGACGCAAGCGGCGGAGAGGGGGGAACACGCGCGCCGCCACGCCCCACTCTCACTTTTTCCCTTTCGCCGGGTGACGCCACCGCCCTCTATGCAAATGAGGCCACGCCCCCACCCTTAGGGCGTGTCCCGTCGGCGTGACGTCACCGTCGGAAATTAACCAAAAGGGAGCGCTCCCCCGAGgggggcggggccagcccggCCCACTCTGGGCGCTGATTGGGCTGCGGGCGGTGACGCGCGGTGACGCGCGCGGGCTCGAGGCGCACGTTGGCTGTGGCGGAGGGAGCCACATAAACAAAGGCACATTGCGGGGACGGGGACACTCCGGCCGCCTCGCAGCGCCGGGCGACACGCTGCCGCCGCGCTCCCGCACAGCCCCGGCGTGTCCCGACGTGTCCCGACGTGCCGcgtcccgccccgccgccgcacgGCACTTGGATGCCCGCACAGGACTCGGCTCTCCGGTGAGTCCCCACGCGCGGAGGTGGCGCGCAGCGCACCCGGCATCCACGCGCGAGGCGGGGGACActgggttttggggggtgggggagtgaCAGCGGCAGCTCCACGGTCCTGTCCCACCCGCGGCGCGGCTGTGGCGCTCGGCGCTTCTCCAGCAGCGGGAGTCCGGCTGTCCGCCCGTGGGTGTGTGTCACGCGTGGTGCTGCCGGGCTGCGAGTCCTGCCCGGGCTGGCTGCCACCCACTCGGGCGGCGGCTCGCGGTCCCGCGGGGGTCGAGACCCACGGGAGGCGGCAAACCCGCGCCTCACCCGGCTCCCCTTGGAGACGCGTCTCTCGCCTTTCAGCGGTGGAGACGGAGAAACGAACCGGCTCCTCTCGGCCACAAACCGCGGGGCAAACACGGCTGGTTGTGCGACAACCCGCCCGTGGAAAGTTTTCTtcgtgatttaaaaaaaagaaaccaaaccaaagccaGGAGCTCGGGGGTGTCGCGGTACCGAAGAGTCCCGCGGACGCCGGGTGACCCGGCCCTGCCCCGGGACCGCTCCCGCACCTCGGCGGAGGGACGGGCCGCGGgggtcggtgctgccgtcgctcCGCCGCTGCCGCCCGTCCCGGCAGAGCCTCAGGGCAGCTCCGTGTGTCTGTGTTTCAGCCAGCGCGCTGGGCAGGCTGGAGTCCGCCTCCGGGTGCTAAAACCGCGGAAAGTTTGCTCTCCGCTGACCTCCGACACTGTCCGCCTTCAGCTCCCCCGAAAACGCCTCTCCCTCGGCTGAAGGTTTGTGCGCTTCGTTCCTGCGGCTCCGCGGCAGCCCCAGCGGGGCCGGGGCAGGGAGGGCTCCGCCGCCGGGCTCCCCACGCGTCCCCCCCGCGCCGGTCGGGGCAGCGCGGTGTCCGGCGGAGcagcgcggagcggggcgggcggaggGAGCGCGGTTGTGCGGGCCGAGTCTATATGACCGTGTTTCGTTTCCAGCCATGCCCTGTGTTCAGGCTCAGTATGGGTCCTCGCCTCAAGGAGCCAGCCCGGCCTCCCAGAGCTACAGTTACCACTCTTCGGGAGAATACAGCTCCGATTTCTTAACTCCGGAGTTTGTCAAGTTTAGCATGGACCTCACCAACACTGAAATCACTGCCACCACTTCTCTCCCCAGCTTCAGTACCTTTATGGACAACTACAACACAAGCTACGACGTGAAGCCACCTTGCTTGTACCAAATGCCCCTGTCCGGACAGCAGTCCTCCATTAAGGTGGAAGACATTCAGATGCACGGCTACCAGCAGCACAGCCACCTCCCCCCCCAGTCCGAGGAGATGATGTCCCACTCAGGCTCCGTGTACTACAAACCCTCGTCGCCCCCGACCCCCTCCACGCCCGGCTTCCAGGTGCAGCACGGCCCCATGTGGGACGACCCCGGCTCCCTGCACAACTTCCACCCCAACTACGTGGCCACCACGCACATGATCGAGCAGCGCAAAACGCCCGTCTCCcgcctctccctcttctccttcaaGCAGTCGCCCCCCGGCACCCCCGTCTCCAGCTGCCAGATGCGCTTCGACGGGCCCCTCCACGTCCCCATGAACCCCGAGCCGGCCGGGCCGCACCACGCCGTGGACGGGCAGGCCTTCGCCGTCCCCAACCCCATCCGCAAGCAGCCGTCCATGGCCTTCCCCGGGCTGCAGCTGGGCCACGCTCCGCAGCTGCTGGACAGCCAGGTGCCCTCGCCCCCGTCGCGGGGGTCCCCGTCCAACGAGGGGCTCTGCGCCGTCTGCGGGGACAACGCCGCTTGCCAGCACTACGGCGTCCGCACCTGCGAGGGCTGCAAGGGCTTCTTCAAGGTGAgcgggcggcgggcagggcggcGGGGGGGACCCGCCGGGGCGAGGAGCCGCTTGCTTTCCCCTTCAGATGGAAATTGGTTAGGACAGAGAACCGTGTCTGAGCTAACCAAGTGGAACAGAATTCCCTGTGGTAAAATTAAGTGATCTCTTTATTTCACCATCCTGATTGAATAATCTTATCATTTTAAATAGAGAAGGTCTCCAAGGAATGTAAATAATATGAATGCCCACGGATTTGTATTTACCGAGCGTCTCCTTCCCTCCTCTTGGCATATAAAACGCAGCTAGGAGCTGCGAGGTTAGCCCGAGTGTTAACGCTAGCAATTTTCTCCTGTTAAAtgccctgaaaaaaagaaaaggggaaaaaaaaaatagagataaaagaaagggggggggggggaagaggggaagcaaaaaagaaaaaaaaaaaaagggtaataaagaaaagggaaaagaaaataaggaaaagagCCGGGGAGCTGGCGGGggccggggcagcggggccgggggagcggggccCGCACCGCGGGTCCCGGCACTGACAGCTCCCGCCCGCCCGTCCCGTCCCGCAGCGCACGGTGCAGAAAAACGCGAAGTACGTGTGTCTGGCCAACAAGAACTGCCCGGTGGACAAGCGCCGCCGCAACCGCTGCCAGTACTGCCGCTTCCAGAAGTGCCTGGCCGTCGGCATGGTCAAGGAGGGTGAGTCCGCGGGGCCGGCGCAGCCCGCCCCGACCCCGGCTGCGCCTAGCCGAGCCGCGCCTAGCCGAGCCGCGCCTAGCCTGGGTCGGGCTCGGCGGAGCGGCTGAGCCCCGTCTCTCTTGCAGTGGTGCGCACAGACAGCCTCAAAGGCCGGAGGGGTCGCTTGCCATCCAAACCGAAGAGCCCCCAGGAGCCctctcccccctctcccccggtGAGTCTGATCAGTGCGCTGGTGAGAGCCCATGTCGACTCCAACCCGGCTATGACCAGCCTGGACTATTCCAGGGTAAGCTGGACCGAGCGCGCGTAGGGACTCGCTGCGCCCGCccgcccggggagggggggcagcCGGCCCCGCCGGACCGAGCCGCCGGCTCCGCGGCCACGGGGGGAGCCGAGCgctgcccgccgccccgcccgccccccggggccgcagcggccgggccggggccggggctgccgtgccgtgccgtgccgtgccgtgccgtgccccgCCGCGCTGGCTGCCCCGGGATCGGGCCGCGCACAAACCGCCCCCGCAGATGGAGAGCGGCGACCTCGTAGCGCCGTTTCTAATTGAATTAATTGCCCCGGAACATCCAATTTCCTTACTGGTCAGAGAGAGGTTTAATTGTTATAAAAACCTGGCTccccgactagaaacggggttagCAATTTCACGGGTTATATACTTTAGAGAACCTCATtaagtgctttttaaaatgaatttccaGTTCCAGGCTAACCCCGACTACCAGATGAGCGGAGACGACACTCAGCACATCCAGCAGTTCTATGATCTCCTGACCGGCTCCATGGAGATCATCCGAGGATGGGCAGAAAAAATCCCCGGCTTCACTGATCTGCCGAAAACGGACCAGGACCTGCTCTTCGAATCCGCCTTCCTGGAGCTGTTCGTGCTGCGGCTGGCGTACAGGTGAGCGGCGGGACCCGAGGGGCGGCTTCGGCGCGGTTATGAAATCAGATCCTTTCAAGGTCCACTGATCTGCGTTTTATTAACTCCTCGGTAATTAGGTGCCTCTTAAATCCTTCAATTATTGCTCCTCAAGTAATTAGTTGTTTAGCTTTTCTACCcccatcttttctttctttttatttttttaaatcttacccttcctttcttttttctttttcctttcactctattttattttttcgtttctttctctctctatctttactctttttctctttctgttctttctctactttctttctactttttctacttactttttttttccttttaaatatattttgtcttcttctgtttcttttcctgtctAATTTTCTCTTTCTACTCATTCCTTTATCTGTTCATTTTTGGGTTGTCATATTCCTTCCAGGTCAAATCCAGTGGAGGGCAAGCTTATCTTCTGCAACGGGGTGGTCCTGCACCGGCTGCAGTGCGTCCGCGGCTTTGGGGAGTGGATCGATTCCATTGTTGAATTTTCCTCCAACTTGCAAAACATGAACATCGACATCTCGGCCTTCTCTTGCATCGCTGCCCTGGCCATGGTGacaggtcagtgtcccctcctcgGCCCCACCGGGGACTCCTTTTCCCTCCCGCTCCCACCCGTAACGTCCCGCATCGTTCTCTTTTGCAGAGAGGCACGGGCTGAAAGAACCCAAGAGGGTGGAAGAACTTCAAAACAAGATTGTAAATTGTCTCAAAGACCATGTGACTTTCAATAATGGGGG
Above is a genomic segment from Patagioenas fasciata isolate bPatFas1 chromosome 7, bPatFas1.hap1, whole genome shotgun sequence containing:
- the NR4A2 gene encoding nuclear receptor subfamily 4 group A member 2 isoform X1, coding for MPCVQAQYGSSPQGASPASQSYSYHSSGEYSSDFLTPEFVKFSMDLTNTEITATTSLPSFSTFMDNYNTSYDVKPPCLYQMPLSGQQSSIKVEDIQMHGYQQHSHLPPQSEEMMSHSGSVYYKPSSPPTPSTPGFQVQHGPMWDDPGSLHNFHPNYVATTHMIEQRKTPVSRLSLFSFKQSPPGTPVSSCQMRFDGPLHVPMNPEPAGPHHAVDGQAFAVPNPIRKQPSMAFPGLQLGHAPQLLDSQVPSPPSRGSPSNEGLCAVCGDNAACQHYGVRTCEGCKGFFKRTVQKNAKYVCLANKNCPVDKRRRNRCQYCRFQKCLAVGMVKEVVRTDSLKGRRGRLPSKPKSPQEPSPPSPPVSLISALVRAHVDSNPAMTSLDYSRFQANPDYQMSGDDTQHIQQFYDLLTGSMEIIRGWAEKIPGFTDLPKTDQDLLFESAFLELFVLRLAYRSNPVEGKLIFCNGVVLHRLQCVRGFGEWIDSIVEFSSNLQNMNIDISAFSCIAALAMVTERHGLKEPKRVEELQNKIVNCLKDHVTFNNGGLNRPNYLSKLLGKLPELRTLCTQGLQRIFYLKLEDLVPPPAIIDKLFLDTLPF
- the NR4A2 gene encoding nuclear receptor subfamily 4 group A member 2 isoform X2, whose protein sequence is MPCVQAQYGSSPQGASPASQSYSYHSSGEYSSDFLTPEFVKFSMDLTNTEITATTSLPSFSTFMDNYNTSYDVKPPCLYQMPLSGQQSSIKVEDIQMHGYQQHSHLPPQSEEMMSHSGSVYYKPSSPPTPSTPGFQVQHGPMWDDPGSLHNFHPNYVATTHMIEQRKTPVSRLSLFSFKQSPPGTPVSSCQMRFDGPLHVPMNPEPAGPHHAVDGQAFAVPNPIRKQPSMAFPGLQLGHAPQLLDSQVPSPPSRGSPSNEGLCAVCGDNAACQHYGVRTCEGCKGFFKRTVQKNAKYVCLANKNCPVDKRRRNRCQYCRFQKCLAVGMVKEVVRTDSLKGRRGRLPSKPKSPQEPSPPSPPFQANPDYQMSGDDTQHIQQFYDLLTGSMEIIRGWAEKIPGFTDLPKTDQDLLFESAFLELFVLRLAYRSNPVEGKLIFCNGVVLHRLQCVRGFGEWIDSIVEFSSNLQNMNIDISAFSCIAALAMVTERHGLKEPKRVEELQNKIVNCLKDHVTFNNGGLNRPNYLSKLLGKLPELRTLCTQGLQRIFYLKLEDLVPPPAIIDKLFLDTLPF
- the NR4A2 gene encoding nuclear receptor subfamily 4 group A member 2 isoform X3; translation: MPCVQAQYGSSPQGASPASQSYSYHSSGEYSSDFLTPEFVKFSMDLTNTEITATTSLPSFSTFMDNYNTSYDVKPPCLYQMPLSGQQSSIKVEDIQMHGYQQHSHLPPQSEEMMSHSGSVYYKPSSPPTPSTPGFQSPPGTPVSSCQMRFDGPLHVPMNPEPAGPHHAVDGQAFAVPNPIRKQPSMAFPGLQLGHAPQLLDSQVPSPPSRGSPSNEGLCAVCGDNAACQHYGVRTCEGCKGFFKRTVQKNAKYVCLANKNCPVDKRRRNRCQYCRFQKCLAVGMVKEVVRTDSLKGRRGRLPSKPKSPQEPSPPSPPVSLISALVRAHVDSNPAMTSLDYSRFQANPDYQMSGDDTQHIQQFYDLLTGSMEIIRGWAEKIPGFTDLPKTDQDLLFESAFLELFVLRLAYRSNPVEGKLIFCNGVVLHRLQCVRGFGEWIDSIVEFSSNLQNMNIDISAFSCIAALAMVTERHGLKEPKRVEELQNKIVNCLKDHVTFNNGGLNRPNYLSKLLGKLPELRTLCTQGLQRIFYLKLEDLVPPPAIIDKLFLDTLPF